The Coffea eugenioides isolate CCC68of unplaced genomic scaffold, Ceug_1.0 ScVebR1_3255;HRSCAF=4438, whole genome shotgun sequence sequence AGTATCAGGTTCGAGATCTAGTAATCGAGCATAATCACACACTACACATTTCAGAATGTGTTCATATGATGCGTTCGCAAAGAAAAGTAAGTATTTCTCAAGGAGTCCAAGCTGAATTGCAAATGATGCAGGAATATCCTTGAAACAATCCCATGAACTCATGGGAAAAGAGGCAGGTGGATTAGGCAATATTGGCTACACTCGTGATGACTTAGAACGCTATCTACGAACAAAAAGAGAGAGGAGATTAAAGTATGGTGAAACCGGTGCAATGCTACGATACTTTGAAGAACTAGTGCATTATAGTTCACTGTTCGTTATTTAGTTGTTACAAATTAATGTTTTACTTATACACATTGGTTATTAAGGTATACATATTAGTGATAGGATGTTCATCAcatgttatttatttttgacaTAGTAATATACATtttgtacaatttttttttacagatTATTGATTTATTTGCACACATTCGTTTTTTAAATCGTACAAGTTACAATTATTTATCACCCGTTGTTTAGTTTTGACATCGTATTAGTATTCTGGTACACGATATATTTTAGTTGGTACATATTACGGCGATCTCTTAATTTAATAGCATTTACATGTTGTTGTTTTATGTGTACAAACCGATATATATGTTGTACGCATTTATATATACCATGTACCACTggttactttgttttgaaatatCATTATTGCATTTGAACACACGATTACACTTTTGGATAAAATTTTTTACAGATTATTGATTTATTTGCccatattcattttttaatCGTACAAGTTACAATTATTTATCATCCATTGTTTAGTTTTAATATCGTGTTATTATTCTAGTACACGGTGTATTTTAGTTGGTACACATTACGGTGATCTCTTAATTTAATAGCATTTACATGTTATTGTTTTATGTGTACAAACTGATATATATGTTGTACGCATTTATACATACCATGTACCACTGGTTACTTTGTTTTAAAATATCGTTATTGCATTTGGACACATGATTACACTTTTGGATAAAATTTTTTACAGATTATTGATTTATTTCCTCacattcattttttaaatcataCAAATTACAATTATTTATCACTTATTGTTTAATTTTGACATCGTGTTATTATTCTGGTACACGGTGTATTTTAGTTGATACACATTACGGCGATCTCTTGATTTAATAGCATTTACATGTTGTTGTTTTATGTGTACAAACTGATATTATGTTGTACGCATTTATACATACCATGTTCCACTGGTTATTTTGTATTGACATCATGTTATTATTCTGGTACACAGTGTATTTTATCTTATACACACTACAAAAAGACCTTTGCAAATCCGTTGCATAGTTACTTTTCTGCGAGCTTTCAACCCAATACTTATTTGGCTTTGAAAACCTAGCACAACATCACCATCCTGAAAATGATAGCAATGCAGCTTAagttctcattttcattctctTTCGGCATCTTCACTTATAATTTTGGGCTCAGGCCACGACGGTTTTAGATAGAGTTTAAGTTGATTTAATCTACTACTCGaacaatttaaaatttaatgaataagACAACAACGGCAAAGGCAAAAGAAACTTTTCGAGCTTCTGGAAACCTTAAATTCAGCTTGCCCATCAATAGGCGAAAAAGCCAAATATTTTAGCATATCATGattgccaaaagaaaaaaaacttacAATTGGCTTGAACAGAATATAATGCAAAACTTGAACAGattttttttgacaatttctcatcttttcctttccttcttctAATATTGCGGGTTCTTTTGACTGATTACTAGATTTTCAATAATTTcgcaattaaataaataaattaaaatcaaaattaaaccACAACAACTTAGGCAGAAAAGAATTGacattaaaaattaaaaaattcaaTTAACATAATTGAGAGGGGTAAAGAAAAACCCTAGTGAAAACGGAGACATTACAGGAGACATTACAGAGAAATTATTAGTTTGTtacaagataaaaataaaaaatcaggAAGAAGACATTACGAACCTGTAATTTCTAGTTAACAACGAAATTATTATTGATTACGAACGAGTAACAATGAAAATACTAGTTTGTAATCTAGTAACAATGAAATTACAGAGACATTACGAACCTCCTCAAAAGGTTTGTAAGCAGGAAGAAGACCCAAAAAATAAGTACTAAACTAACTAAGCTTGCAacctaaagaagaaaaataaaaaatataacttTTTTACAAGCATAATTTCAACAATTTTGTCCTGCCCAGCTGAGCTACCCAGCTCGAAATAAACAAAGCTCAAAAATTTCGTCAATCCATCCCACGAAAACTAATGTGAAACTTTAAGACTCACTAAAATAAGAAATTAACTCGAAAATCCCAGAAAATTTTGACCccaatgaattaaaaaaatgtcaaaaaatgAAGAGTATCAATGTTGCGGATAAACATTACAAGGGCAACATAGGAGCAGAGAGTGTAAAAGATCCTATCTTGCCTTGGATTATGCAGTTTCTCCTCCTCCAAAAAACACTGTGGGTCTTTTTTAGGAGGAATTCAAGCAGTTGTTTTAGAAATTACCAGACAACGGGGAGTGAAATGGGAGTGATTTTGTGGAGTGATTCTGTGGAGTGAAATGGCAGTTCTTTCGTGGAGTGATTTTTTGCATTACCAGACAACGGGGAAAGGGTTTTGGAAATGAGGAAAGTGAAATGGGGATTTTTGATAAAAAGGAACTTTTCATTAATAATTTGGGTAGGATAAATTTGACGCCGTTTGACAAAGATGCTCCATCCGtttccaaaatttttatttttttatttgacaCTCAATAAAACGACGCCGTCTTATTCAGCTGATATAATTTGGCGACATGGCTTCGTTTTGTCCGTTGATGATGGCCCATTACATCTTAGCCATGAAAAGTTTCTGGAGCGGTTGTCTGACAACCGCTCCGGCCCCTTGTCCAAGTACAATCCGGCCTCAACATTCTATTCCTAGTATATGCATTCTTTAATATTTTAAGATTCAAGGAGCACAGAGTAGTAAACCACTAGGCTTTGGCTCAGCGGCCACCAAAAAGGGATTTGAATCCCTCTTTGGTTTGTAGGTCAGTGGTTCGAACCTTACTTgtaatgaaaaaaattcaatgGAGGTGTCAAATACAAAGGAAAAAACAGAAGGAAAAGATGGATGAGTAGTAGATAGCTATGGGTCTCTCTTTAAATAAATTTGATTTGCActatttttcctttgaaaatgatATGCTCCTACTTGAACtactttattgaaaaaaaatgaaagtgataATTATAACAAAAGTATAGTCTATAGGGACATGTTTGTCTTTTGAATTGTTTTTACAACAAGTATACGAAGGGGGAAAAAACCACGGCAATGGTATGGGTATCTTTTGTTCTAGTAAGTTAAGATTTCTAGGTAAATAttctttgaatttcaaaattacatatcaATCACGGATTAAACTAGATTAGTTACTAATCAAAATTTTTCTAGGTTCAATATTTTTCTTTGCTCATTGTAAACTAACAAGCACCGGATATCCGTATAACAATGATAGAGGTGGAAATGTGTCTCAAGTCCCAATGGGCTATCGATACCCAAGaggactttgggcgggatggatattctaattttgatattgggtttgAAATTGGACTAatcccatttatacccattaattgatgggaatGTTCGGAAAAttcttgggtacccattggatCCTATGTATTGCatcaaaaatttgccccatcAATTGTTGTATATCTTTTAGTGATCCAAATGAACCACTTTTATTCTTCTAACTAGGCCCTTTAGTTTTTTTCT is a genomic window containing:
- the LOC113757708 gene encoding uncharacterized protein LOC113757708, with protein sequence MEFQSEDEAYNFYNRYGLVVGFSVRKDYLNKDKDGVVTLRRYTCCKEGISLKQSHELMGKEAGGLGNIGYTRDDLERYLRTKRERRLKYGETGAMLRYFEELVHYSSLFVI